The Mesorhizobium sp. M1D.F.Ca.ET.043.01.1.1 genome contains a region encoding:
- a CDS encoding shikimate dehydrogenase, whose translation MAEKKAFVTGHPIAHSRSPKIHGHWLAKYGIDGSYEAIDVRPQDFAAFLTSLGDNGFRGGNVTIPHKEAAFAAVARRDYAADEIGAVNTLWLEDGVLWGGNTDGYGFAANLDDHAPDWAENGPAVVLGAGGASRAVIHALKERGIKDIRIVNRTLARAEELGRHFGAGVSAHGANAVGKLLADAGLLINTTALGMHGNDSLAADPAGLPGHAIVTDIVYVPLETPLLAAARTRGLKTVDGLGMLLHQAVPGFERWFGRRPEVTPELRRMIVADIEAH comes from the coding sequence ATGGCTGAGAAGAAGGCCTTCGTCACCGGCCACCCCATCGCGCATTCGCGCTCGCCGAAGATCCATGGCCACTGGCTGGCGAAATACGGCATCGACGGCAGCTATGAAGCGATCGACGTCAGGCCGCAGGATTTCGCCGCCTTCCTGACATCGCTTGGCGACAACGGCTTTCGCGGCGGCAATGTCACCATTCCGCACAAGGAAGCCGCTTTCGCCGCAGTGGCCCGCCGCGACTATGCCGCCGATGAGATCGGCGCCGTCAACACGCTGTGGCTCGAGGACGGCGTTCTCTGGGGCGGCAATACGGACGGCTACGGCTTTGCCGCCAACCTCGACGACCATGCGCCGGATTGGGCGGAAAACGGCCCGGCGGTGGTGCTGGGCGCGGGCGGCGCTTCCCGCGCCGTCATCCATGCGCTGAAGGAGCGCGGCATCAAGGACATCCGCATCGTCAACCGCACGCTTGCGAGGGCCGAGGAACTCGGCCGCCACTTTGGCGCGGGCGTCTCGGCGCACGGCGCCAACGCGGTCGGCAAACTGCTTGCCGACGCCGGCCTGCTCATCAACACCACGGCGCTCGGGATGCATGGCAACGACAGCCTCGCCGCCGATCCGGCGGGCCTGCCCGGCCATGCCATTGTCACCGATATCGTCTATGTGCCGCTGGAAACGCCGCTGCTCGCGGCCGCCAGGACGCGTGGCCTGAAGACGGTCGACGGGCTGGGCATGTTGCTGCACCAGGCGGTGCCCGGCTTCGAGCGTTGGTTCGGCAGGCGGCCGGAGGTGACGCCGGAATTGCGGCGCATGATCGTCGCCGACATCGAAGCGCATTGA
- the dnaQ gene encoding DNA polymerase III subunit epsilon: MREIIFDTETTGLDLRDDRIIELGGVELVNRFPTGRTFHRFINPQGRAIHIEAQAVHGISAADLAGKPTFAEVVEEWLAFTDGAKLIAHNATFDIGFLNLEFSRLDHPAIDPGRIVDTLALARRKHPMGPNSLDALCRRYGIDNTRRTKHGALLDSELLAEVYIELIGGKQAALVLESVAVHMNGNGEVADIDISIGARPIALPPRLTEADRAAHAGLVGTLGEKALWLKVAAAG; the protein is encoded by the coding sequence ATGCGTGAGATCATCTTCGATACGGAAACCACCGGCCTCGATTTGCGCGACGACCGCATCATCGAGCTCGGCGGCGTCGAGCTGGTCAACCGCTTCCCGACCGGCCGCACCTTCCACAGATTCATCAATCCGCAAGGCCGGGCGATTCACATCGAGGCGCAGGCCGTGCACGGCATCAGCGCCGCCGACCTGGCCGGCAAGCCGACCTTCGCCGAAGTCGTCGAGGAGTGGCTGGCCTTCACCGACGGCGCCAAGCTGATCGCCCACAACGCCACTTTCGATATTGGCTTCCTCAACCTCGAATTCAGCCGGCTCGACCATCCGGCCATCGATCCCGGCCGCATCGTCGACACGCTGGCGCTGGCGCGCCGCAAGCATCCGATGGGGCCGAATTCGCTGGACGCGCTCTGCCGGCGCTACGGCATCGACAACACCCGCCGCACCAAGCACGGCGCGCTGCTCGACTCCGAATTGCTGGCCGAGGTCTATATCGAGCTCATCGGCGGCAAGCAGGCGGCGCTGGTGCTCGAGAGCGTGGCCGTGCATATGAACGGCAACGGCGAGGTGGCCGACATCGACATTTCGATCGGCGCAAGGCCGATCGCCCTGCCACCGCGGCTCACCGAGGCGGATCGGGCGGCGCATGCCGGTCTGGTCGGCACGCTCGGCGAAAAGGCGCTGTGGCTGAAGGTGGCGGCGGCGGGTTGA
- a CDS encoding septal ring lytic transglycosylase RlpA family protein, whose product MKKTNRTALVAVTVAAGLMAGASTASSAAAQCGRASWYALHSRTASGERMNPAALTAAHRSLPFGTKLRVTNKNNGRSVVVRINDRGPFVRGRVLDLSRGAATQLGFIGSGHTAVCMARV is encoded by the coding sequence ATGAAGAAAACCAACCGCACCGCGCTTGTCGCGGTAACGGTCGCGGCTGGCCTGATGGCTGGCGCCTCGACCGCCTCCTCCGCTGCCGCGCAATGCGGCCGCGCCTCCTGGTACGCGCTGCATTCCAGAACCGCTTCCGGCGAGCGCATGAACCCCGCCGCGCTGACCGCCGCGCACCGCTCGTTGCCGTTCGGCACCAAGCTCAGGGTCACCAACAAGAACAACGGCCGCAGCGTCGTCGTGCGCATCAACGATCGCGGACCTTTCGTCCGGGGCCGTGTGCTCGACCTCTCCCGCGGCGCCGCCACCCAGCTCGGCTTCATCGGCTCGGGCCACACAGCCGTATGCATGGCGCGCGTCTGA
- a CDS encoding pyruvate, water dikinase regulatory protein, protein MNKPQSFFHLHLISDATGETLLAAGRAASAQYKDARAIEHIYPLIRTEKQVAKVFEDIEEEPGIILYTVVDQKLARSIDERCAAMGLPCVSVLEPVLAVFQSYLGTPAGRRVGAQHVLDAEYFRRIDALNFTMEHDDGQLPTNMDDADIVLIGISRTSKTPTSIYLANRGIKTANIPIVLGVPLPESLIAAKTPLIVGLVATAERISHVRQNRILGNTSAYVPTDYIDRAAINEELAYARQLCTRHGWPMIDVSRRSIEETAAAIVALRGKNR, encoded by the coding sequence GTGAACAAACCCCAGAGCTTCTTCCATCTGCATCTGATTTCCGACGCCACCGGCGAGACATTGCTGGCGGCGGGCCGCGCGGCGTCCGCCCAATACAAGGATGCGCGCGCCATCGAGCACATCTATCCGCTGATCCGCACCGAAAAGCAGGTCGCCAAGGTGTTCGAGGATATCGAGGAGGAGCCGGGCATCATTCTCTACACGGTGGTCGACCAGAAGCTGGCGCGCTCGATCGACGAGCGCTGCGCCGCCATGGGCCTGCCTTGCGTTTCGGTGCTGGAACCGGTGCTTGCCGTCTTCCAGTCCTATCTCGGCACGCCGGCCGGCCGCCGCGTCGGCGCCCAGCACGTGCTCGACGCCGAATATTTCCGCCGCATCGACGCGCTGAATTTCACCATGGAGCATGACGACGGCCAGCTGCCGACCAACATGGACGATGCCGATATCGTGCTCATCGGCATCTCGCGCACGTCGAAGACCCCGACCAGCATCTATCTCGCCAACCGCGGCATCAAGACCGCCAACATCCCGATCGTGCTCGGCGTGCCGCTGCCGGAAAGCCTGATCGCCGCCAAGACGCCGCTGATCGTCGGCCTTGTCGCCACGGCCGAGCGCATCTCGCACGTCAGGCAAAACCGCATCCTCGGCAACACCAGCGCCTATGTGCCGACCGATTACATCGACCGCGCCGCGATCAACGAGGAGCTGGCCTACGCCCGCCAGCTCTGCACCAGGCATGGCTGGCCGATGATCGACGTCAGCCGGCGCTCGATCGAGGAAACGGCGGCGGCGATCGTTGCCCTGCGCGGCAAGAACAGATAA
- a CDS encoding transglutaminase-like cysteine peptidase codes for MTSSPMARMLRLCAVAGLAISAHWAVPAWAAGAMTTGGLTSQPIGHYDFCKAHPGECNIRPANLAPVKLTDGLWRRLTSVTARVNAAVKPLSDLDNYGKDEVWTYPDNGFGDCEDYVLEKRRQLYRMGVSLADLLITVVRKPDGEGHSVLTVRTDRGDYVLDNLTDKVKAWDETGYRYLKRQAIDNTGRWVSIRDGQQVLVGSVQ; via the coding sequence ATGACTTCCTCACCGATGGCGCGGATGCTGCGTTTGTGTGCAGTCGCAGGGCTGGCGATCTCGGCCCATTGGGCGGTGCCGGCATGGGCGGCGGGCGCCATGACCACCGGCGGCCTGACCTCGCAGCCGATCGGACACTATGATTTCTGCAAGGCGCATCCGGGCGAATGCAACATCCGCCCGGCCAATCTCGCGCCGGTCAAGCTGACCGACGGGCTCTGGCGCAGGCTGACCAGCGTCACCGCCAGGGTCAACGCCGCCGTCAAGCCGCTGAGCGATCTCGACAATTACGGCAAGGACGAGGTCTGGACCTATCCGGACAACGGCTTTGGCGACTGCGAGGACTATGTGCTGGAGAAGCGGCGCCAGCTCTACCGCATGGGCGTGTCGCTCGCCGATCTGTTGATCACCGTCGTGCGCAAGCCCGACGGCGAAGGCCATTCGGTGCTGACGGTGCGCACCGACCGGGGCGACTACGTCCTCGACAATCTGACCGACAAGGTCAAAGCCTGGGACGAGACCGGCTATCGCTATCTGAAGCGGCAGGCGATCGACAACACCGGCCGCTGGGTCTCGATCCGCGACGGCCAGCAGGTGCTGGTCGGCTCGGTGCAGTAG
- a CDS encoding Tim44/TimA family putative adaptor protein encodes MGFFDFGTIFFLIAAVVIFFQLRNVLGRRTGNERPPFDPYSANRTREQDAAQKSENVVSLPRKRMPGETAAETYAAIDAFAKPETDLNKGLRAIKDNDPSFDPKTFIDGAKMAYEMIVMAFADGDRKTLKNLLSREVYDSFAAAIGEREAKAEKIQSSFVGIDKVDAVAAEMKGTEAHITLRIVSELISATRDKVGAVIDGDPEKVAEVKDVWTFFRDTRSRDPNWKLVATEEED; translated from the coding sequence ATGGGTTTCTTCGACTTCGGCACGATTTTCTTCTTGATTGCGGCGGTTGTGATCTTCTTCCAGCTGCGCAACGTGCTGGGACGTCGCACCGGAAACGAACGCCCGCCCTTCGATCCCTATTCGGCAAACCGCACGCGCGAGCAGGACGCGGCGCAGAAGTCCGAGAATGTGGTGTCGCTGCCGCGCAAGCGCATGCCGGGCGAAACGGCGGCCGAAACCTATGCCGCCATCGACGCCTTCGCCAAGCCCGAGACCGACCTCAACAAGGGTCTGCGCGCGATCAAGGACAACGATCCGTCCTTCGACCCAAAAACCTTCATCGACGGCGCCAAGATGGCCTACGAGATGATCGTCATGGCCTTTGCCGACGGCGACCGCAAGACGCTGAAGAACCTGTTGTCGCGTGAGGTCTACGACAGCTTCGCCGCCGCGATCGGCGAGCGCGAGGCGAAAGCGGAAAAGATCCAGTCTTCCTTCGTTGGCATCGACAAGGTCGACGCCGTCGCCGCCGAGATGAAGGGCACCGAGGCGCATATCACGCTGCGCATCGTCAGCGAGCTGATCTCGGCGACCCGGGACAAGGTCGGCGCCGTCATCGACGGCGATCCCGAGAAGGTTGCCGAGGTCAAGGACGTCTGGACTTTCTTCCGCGATACCCGCTCGCGGGATCCGAACTGGAAGCTGGTCGCAACGGAAGAAGAAGACTGA
- a CDS encoding helix-turn-helix transcriptional regulator: MTPFGERLRALRAERGVSQKAMAEAIGVSAAYLSALEHGRRGTPTWTLIQKIIGYFNIIWDDAEDLARLAETSHPRVRIDTSGLSPAATELANLLAESIEKLDEAELRKITASVRAALRG; encoded by the coding sequence ATGACCCCTTTCGGCGAAAGGCTGCGCGCGCTGCGCGCCGAGCGCGGCGTCAGCCAGAAGGCGATGGCCGAGGCAATCGGCGTCAGCGCCGCCTATCTGTCGGCGCTCGAGCACGGCCGGCGCGGCACCCCGACCTGGACGTTGATCCAGAAGATCATCGGCTATTTCAACATCATCTGGGACGACGCCGAGGACCTCGCCCGCCTCGCCGAAACCTCGCATCCGAGGGTCAGGATCGACACGTCGGGCCTGTCGCCCGCCGCGACCGAGCTGGCGAACCTGCTGGCCGAGAGCATCGAGAAGCTGGACGAGGCGGAGCTGCGGAAGATCACTGCATCGGTCCGGGCCGCGTTGAGGGGATAG
- the coaE gene encoding dephospho-CoA kinase (Dephospho-CoA kinase (CoaE) performs the final step in coenzyme A biosynthesis.), with translation MIVLGLTGSIGMGKSTTAKMFTDAGVPVHDSDETVHRLYAGKAAPLVEAAFPGTTKAGVVDRARLAEKALGDPAALKTLEAIIHPLVRADADAFLGLHRAAGAPIAVLDIPLLFETGGRGRVDKVVVVTAPAEVQRARVLERPGMSEEKFAAILAKQVPDAEKRRQADFIVDTGQGFDVARAAVKAIIAELSGEKSGKAQS, from the coding sequence ATGATCGTGCTCGGCCTCACCGGATCGATCGGCATGGGCAAGTCGACGACCGCGAAGATGTTCACCGACGCCGGCGTGCCGGTGCATGATTCCGACGAGACAGTGCATCGCCTCTATGCCGGCAAGGCGGCGCCTCTGGTCGAGGCGGCCTTTCCCGGCACCACGAAAGCGGGCGTGGTCGATCGCGCCAGGCTGGCCGAGAAAGCGCTGGGCGATCCCGCCGCGCTGAAGACGCTGGAGGCGATCATCCATCCGCTGGTGCGCGCCGACGCCGATGCGTTTCTCGGCCTCCACCGTGCCGCCGGCGCGCCGATCGCCGTGCTCGATATCCCGCTGCTGTTCGAGACCGGCGGCCGCGGGCGCGTCGACAAGGTCGTGGTGGTCACCGCGCCGGCGGAGGTCCAACGCGCCCGTGTGCTGGAGCGGCCGGGCATGAGCGAAGAAAAATTCGCCGCGATCCTGGCCAAGCAGGTGCCGGACGCCGAAAAGCGTCGCCAGGCCGATTTCATCGTCGACACCGGCCAGGGCTTCGATGTCGCGCGTGCGGCGGTCAAGGCGATCATCGCCGAACTCTCGGGGGAAAAGTCCGGCAAAGCCCAATCCTGA
- a CDS encoding Smr/MutS family protein, whose product MTRRDDTLSEDDRILWNLVAKTTRPLKGKAAVEIPEIIEPKPAPMPAPVNGVAATAAKPKPHPVSHALDDQTHEKLKKGRLPIEGRVDLHGMTQDEAYSLLLTFLHRAHAGGIRYVLVITGKGSSSGGDGILRRSVPHWLSTPAFRHLVSSHDHAARNHGGSGALYVRLRRTRA is encoded by the coding sequence GTGACCCGCCGCGACGACACGCTCAGCGAGGACGACCGCATCCTCTGGAATCTGGTGGCGAAGACGACGCGGCCGCTGAAAGGCAAGGCCGCGGTCGAGATTCCCGAAATTATCGAGCCGAAGCCGGCACCTATGCCCGCGCCGGTCAACGGTGTTGCGGCCACAGCCGCGAAGCCAAAGCCGCACCCTGTCTCGCATGCGCTCGACGACCAGACGCACGAGAAGCTGAAAAAAGGCCGGCTGCCGATCGAGGGCCGCGTCGACCTGCATGGCATGACGCAGGACGAGGCCTATTCGCTGCTGCTAACCTTCCTGCATCGCGCGCATGCCGGCGGCATCCGCTATGTGCTGGTCATCACCGGCAAGGGCTCATCCTCCGGCGGCGACGGGATCCTGCGGCGCTCGGTGCCGCACTGGCTGTCGACGCCGGCTTTCCGGCACCTGGTCTCCAGCCACGACCATGCTGCCCGCAACCATGGCGGTTCGGGCGCGCTCTATGTCCGGCTGAGGCGGACCCGCGCATGA
- the secB gene encoding protein-export chaperone SecB: protein MASNDDAAAGAANGNGNQAQPSLNVLAQYVKDLSFESPGAPNSLRGRDKAPGIAINVNVNANPLSDKQFDVNLTLNAKASFDQEVLFNVELVYGGVFAISGFPQEHMLPILFIECPRLLFPFARQIIADATRNGGFPPLMLDPIDFAQMFQQRIAEDQAAAKVQVS, encoded by the coding sequence ATGGCCAGCAATGATGATGCCGCGGCGGGCGCCGCCAACGGCAACGGCAACCAGGCACAGCCCTCGCTCAACGTGCTCGCCCAATATGTGAAGGACCTGTCCTTCGAAAGCCCCGGCGCGCCGAACTCGCTGCGCGGCCGCGACAAGGCTCCAGGCATCGCCATCAACGTCAACGTCAACGCCAACCCGCTCTCGGACAAGCAGTTCGACGTCAACCTGACCTTGAACGCCAAGGCTTCCTTCGACCAGGAAGTGCTGTTCAACGTCGAATTGGTCTATGGCGGCGTCTTCGCCATCAGCGGCTTCCCGCAGGAGCACATGCTGCCGATCCTGTTCATCGAATGCCCGCGGCTGCTGTTCCCGTTCGCCCGCCAGATCATCGCCGACGCGACCCGCAATGGCGGCTTCCCGCCGCTGATGCTCGACCCGATCGATTTCGCGCAGATGTTCCAGCAGCGCATCGCCGAGGACCAGGCGGCGGCCAAGGTCCAGGTGAGCTGA
- a CDS encoding FxsA family protein: MRLSLFPLFLLLLPLLEIAGFVIVGREVGALATVGLVLLSTMAGSLLLRHQGFGVMARVRTEMDAGRDPSRQLAHGAMIVLAAILLIIPGFITDIIAILLLLPPVRDLAWRLLKNRIVLATSFSSGFRARRDKVIDLDDSDYSREDDFKRGPDHNSPWRRLKDD, from the coding sequence TTGCGACTTTCACTCTTCCCGCTGTTCCTGCTCCTGCTGCCGCTGCTGGAGATCGCCGGCTTCGTCATCGTCGGCCGCGAGGTGGGCGCCTTGGCGACGGTCGGGCTGGTTCTCCTGTCCACCATGGCCGGCAGCCTGCTGCTTCGGCATCAGGGTTTCGGGGTGATGGCACGGGTGCGGACGGAAATGGATGCCGGGCGCGATCCCAGCCGCCAGCTCGCGCATGGCGCGATGATCGTGCTGGCGGCGATCCTGCTCATCATTCCAGGCTTCATCACCGACATCATCGCCATCCTGCTGCTTTTGCCGCCGGTGCGCGATCTCGCCTGGCGCCTGCTCAAGAACCGGATCGTGCTGGCGACGAGCTTCAGCAGCGGCTTTCGCGCCCGCCGCGACAAGGTCATCGATCTCGACGACAGCGACTATTCGCGCGAGGACGATTTCAAGCGCGGGCCGGACCACAATTCGCCCTGGCGACGGCTCAAGGACGACTAG
- a CDS encoding polyhydroxyalkanoate depolymerase, with protein sequence MFYQLYELNHAALQPARLYADAVRLFYSNPLNPISHTPLGRSVAATAELFERTTRRYGKPQFGLTQTVVDWKTVDVTEKNVWSKPFCNLVRFERSLPAGRKADPKLLIVAPMSGHYATLLRGTVEAMLPHADVHITDWVDARVVPLSQGSFDLDDYIDYVIEMFHALGPDTHVMGVCQPSVPVLAAVALMEKRGDPFVPATMTLMGGPIDTRRNPTAVNLLAEEKGIDWFRDNVIMQAPWPVPGFGREVYPGFLQLSGFMSMNLDRHIIAHKDFFMHLVKNDGDNAEKHRDFYDEYLAVMDLTAEFYLQTVDTVFVRHALPKGEMTHRGETVDPKAIRNVALFTVEGENDDISGLGQTQAAHDLCVNIPSDRQAHYMQPAVGHYGVFNGSRFRSEIVPRIVDFITSYGRQTRVAAKPRLVRSAKS encoded by the coding sequence ATGTTCTACCAGCTCTACGAATTGAACCATGCGGCGCTGCAGCCCGCCCGCCTCTATGCCGATGCGGTGCGGCTTTTCTACTCCAACCCGCTCAATCCGATCTCGCACACGCCGCTCGGCCGCTCGGTGGCGGCGACCGCGGAACTCTTCGAGCGCACGACGCGCCGCTACGGCAAGCCGCAATTCGGCCTGACCCAGACAGTGGTCGACTGGAAGACCGTCGACGTGACGGAAAAAAACGTCTGGTCGAAGCCGTTCTGCAACCTCGTCCGCTTCGAGCGCTCGCTGCCGGCCGGCCGCAAGGCCGATCCGAAGCTGCTGATCGTGGCGCCGATGTCCGGCCACTACGCGACGCTGCTGCGCGGCACGGTCGAGGCCATGCTTCCCCACGCCGACGTGCACATCACCGACTGGGTCGATGCCCGCGTGGTGCCGCTGTCGCAGGGCAGCTTCGATCTCGACGACTATATCGACTACGTCATCGAGATGTTCCATGCGCTGGGTCCCGATACCCATGTGATGGGGGTCTGCCAGCCGTCGGTGCCGGTGCTGGCGGCGGTGGCGCTGATGGAAAAGCGCGGCGATCCCTTCGTGCCGGCGACCATGACGCTGATGGGCGGCCCGATCGACACCCGCCGCAACCCGACCGCGGTCAACCTGCTGGCCGAGGAAAAGGGCATCGACTGGTTCCGCGACAACGTCATCATGCAGGCGCCCTGGCCGGTGCCGGGCTTCGGCCGCGAGGTCTATCCCGGCTTCCTGCAGCTTTCGGGTTTCATGAGCATGAACCTCGACCGCCACATCATCGCCCACAAGGATTTCTTCATGCACCTTGTGAAAAACGACGGCGACAACGCCGAGAAGCACCGCGACTTCTATGACGAATATCTGGCGGTGATGGACCTGACGGCGGAATTCTATCTGCAGACGGTCGACACGGTGTTTGTGCGCCATGCCTTGCCGAAAGGCGAGATGACGCATCGCGGCGAGACCGTCGATCCCAAGGCGATCCGCAACGTCGCCCTGTTCACCGTCGAGGGCGAGAACGACGACATTTCCGGCCTCGGCCAGACCCAGGCCGCGCACGACCTTTGCGTGAACATCCCGTCCGACCGGCAAGCCCACTACATGCAGCCGGCCGTCGGTCATTACGGCGTCTTCAACGGCTCGCGATTCCGCTCCGAGATCGTGCCGCGCATCGTCGACTTCATCACCAGCTATGGCCGCCAGACCCGCGTGGCCGCGAAGCCGAGGCTGGTCCGTTCTGCCAAGAGCTGA
- a CDS encoding Maf-like protein: protein MAEKIILASGSPFRKTMLINAGLDIEAVPADVDERALEAPLKDSGVSPEDVASILAEAKATEVSERRPGALVLGCDQTLSLGDEIFHKPADMEGARRHLLALSGKTHQLNSAAVLCRDGEVLWRHVGVASLTMRKLDPAFVGRHLARVGAKALGSVGAYQIEGEGIQLFEKIEGDYFTIVGLPLLALLTELRALGAIDG from the coding sequence ATGGCCGAGAAAATCATCCTCGCTTCGGGCAGCCCGTTCCGCAAGACGATGCTCATCAATGCCGGGCTCGACATCGAGGCGGTCCCGGCCGATGTCGACGAGCGCGCGCTCGAGGCGCCGCTGAAAGACAGCGGCGTGTCTCCCGAAGACGTCGCTTCGATCCTCGCCGAAGCCAAGGCGACCGAGGTCAGCGAACGCCGGCCGGGCGCCCTGGTGCTCGGCTGCGACCAGACGCTGTCACTGGGCGACGAGATATTCCACAAGCCGGCCGACATGGAAGGCGCCCGCCGCCATCTCCTGGCATTGTCGGGCAAGACCCATCAGCTGAACAGCGCCGCGGTGCTCTGTCGCGACGGCGAGGTGCTGTGGCGCCATGTCGGCGTCGCCAGCCTTACCATGCGCAAGCTCGATCCCGCCTTCGTCGGCCGGCACCTGGCTCGGGTCGGCGCCAAGGCGCTGGGAAGCGTCGGCGCCTATCAGATCGAAGGCGAGGGCATCCAGCTCTTCGAGAAGATCGAGGGCGACTATTTCACCATCGTCGGCCTGCCGCTGCTGGCCCTGCTGACGGAGCTTCGCGCGCTGGGGGCGATCGATGGCTGA
- a CDS encoding murein transglycosylase A — MPLSPTFNGKSFTDLPGWGEDDHLDAFAAFKRCALYVPTKPYRTGSLGVAFDAFAAAYAEARSVSPANRSEARSFFERHFVPASVAAENGAGLVTGFYEPEVEASPAGTARFTVPLLSRPADLIDIDDNNRPAGMDPYLAFARDTAADPVEYFDRGEIERGALAGRNLEIAWLADKVDAFFIHVQGAARLRMTDGRLCRVTYAAKSGQRFTGPGKILSELGEIPLEKVTMQSIRAWFKAHPDRVDEILWQNRSFIFFREAPVDDPALGPIAAAKVPLTPGRSVAVDRLLHTFGTPFYIDAPTLTAFDGNPFRRLMIAQDTGSAITGPARGDLFAGSGDAAGEIAGVVRNAADFYALVPRGLVERRGA, encoded by the coding sequence ATGCCGCTCTCTCCTACATTCAACGGAAAATCCTTCACCGACCTGCCCGGCTGGGGCGAGGACGACCACCTCGACGCTTTCGCCGCGTTCAAACGCTGCGCTCTCTACGTGCCGACCAAGCCTTATCGCACCGGTTCGCTCGGCGTCGCGTTCGACGCTTTCGCCGCGGCCTATGCCGAGGCGCGCAGCGTTTCGCCGGCGAATCGGTCCGAGGCGCGGTCCTTCTTCGAGCGCCATTTCGTTCCCGCTTCGGTGGCGGCGGAGAACGGCGCCGGGCTCGTCACCGGCTTCTACGAGCCGGAAGTTGAGGCTTCGCCGGCCGGGACGGCGCGGTTCACCGTGCCGTTGCTTTCCCGCCCCGCCGACCTGATCGACATCGACGATAACAACCGCCCTGCCGGCATGGACCCCTATCTCGCCTTCGCGCGCGACACGGCGGCAGACCCCGTCGAATATTTCGACCGCGGCGAGATCGAGCGCGGCGCGCTCGCCGGCCGGAATCTCGAGATCGCCTGGCTGGCCGACAAGGTCGACGCATTCTTCATCCATGTGCAGGGCGCGGCGCGGCTGAGGATGACCGACGGCAGGCTCTGCCGCGTCACCTATGCCGCGAAATCCGGCCAGCGCTTCACCGGCCCGGGCAAGATCTTGAGCGAGCTCGGCGAAATCCCGCTGGAAAAGGTGACGATGCAGTCGATCCGCGCCTGGTTCAAGGCGCATCCCGACCGTGTCGACGAGATCCTCTGGCAGAACCGCTCCTTTATCTTCTTCCGCGAGGCGCCGGTCGACGATCCGGCGCTCGGCCCGATCGCCGCCGCCAAGGTGCCGCTGACGCCCGGCCGCTCCGTCGCCGTCGACCGGCTGCTGCACACATTCGGCACGCCGTTCTACATCGACGCGCCGACGCTCACGGCTTTTGATGGAAATCCGTTCCGGCGGCTGATGATCGCGCAGGACACCGGCTCGGCCATCACCGGTCCGGCGCGCGGCGACCTCTTCGCCGGCTCCGGCGACGCCGCCGGCGAGATCGCCGGTGTGGTGCGCAACGCCGCCGATTTCTATGCGCTTGTCCCGCGCGGGCTGGTCGAGAGGAGGGGCGCGTGA
- a CDS encoding RidA family protein, giving the protein MIANIDFNRPKQEVSMSLELINPNDLPVPEMYTQVVVATGSRMVFVSGQQPEDMDGKLVGHGDFAAQARLAFGNLGRALSAAGARPEQVCKITIYIVDYKRDDHLPILEEAQISLFGDHKPANVIVGVAIMSPGYLIEVDAMAVI; this is encoded by the coding sequence ATGATCGCCAATATCGATTTCAATCGACCGAAGCAGGAGGTTTCAATGTCGCTCGAGCTCATCAACCCAAATGATCTGCCGGTTCCGGAGATGTACACGCAGGTTGTCGTCGCGACGGGATCCAGGATGGTGTTCGTCTCGGGCCAGCAGCCAGAAGACATGGACGGCAAGCTCGTCGGGCATGGTGATTTTGCCGCGCAGGCGCGCCTGGCATTCGGCAATCTCGGCCGGGCGCTCAGCGCGGCAGGGGCACGGCCCGAGCAGGTTTGCAAGATCACGATCTACATTGTCGACTATAAGCGCGATGACCACCTTCCGATCCTCGAAGAAGCCCAGATTTCGCTGTTTGGAGATCACAAACCGGCGAATGTGATCGTCGGGGTCGCGATAATGTCCCCAGGCTACCTCATCGAGGTCGACGCGATGGCGGTCATCTGA